From Juglans regia cultivar Chandler chromosome 8, Walnut 2.0, whole genome shotgun sequence, the proteins below share one genomic window:
- the LOC109002797 gene encoding probable sucrose-phosphate synthase 1, translating to MAGNDWINSYLEAILDVGPGLDDAKKSSLLLRERGHFSPTRYFVEEVITGFDETDLHRSWLRAAATRSPQERNTRLENMCWRIWNLVRKKKQLEGEEAQHTAKRRLERERGRREATADMSEDLSEGEKGDVIGDISTHVDSTRGRMPRISSVDVMENWASQHKEKKLYIVLISLHGLIRGENMELGRDSDTGGQVKYVVELARALGTMPGVYRVDLLTRQISAPDVDWSYGEPTEMLNTRSSENSMQELEESGGAYIIRIPFGPKDKYIPKELLWPYIPEFVDGALRHIIQMSKVLGEQIGSGQPAWPVAIHGHYADAGDSAALLSGALNVPMLFTGHSLGRDKLEQNLKQGRQSREEINATYKIMRRIEGEELSLDASEIVITSTRQEIEEQWRLYDGFDPILERKLRARIKRGVNCYGRFMPRMVVIPPGMEFHHIVPHDGDMDGDVERNEDHSASSDPPIWSEIMRFFSNPRKPMILALARADPKKNITTLVKAFGECRPLRELANLTLIMGNRDDIDEMSSTNASVLLSILKLIDKYDLYGQVAYPKHHKQSDVPNIYRLAAKTKGVFINPAFIEPFGLTLIEAAAYGLPIVATKNGGPVDIHRVLDNGLLVDPSDQQAIADALLKLVSEKQLWARCRQNGLKNIHLFSWPEHCKTYLSRIASCRPRQPQWQRSDAEFGNSESDSPGDSLRDIQDLSLNLKLSLDGEKNDGVSTLDNILDTEENASDGKSRPENAVLALSKGVIGGTQKASSMEKADNTSKFPASRRRKYIFVIAVDSNTTSDFHEIIGTVVEVAGKDWGAGSIGFILSTSLTISEVHSLLVSGGLSPSEFDAFICNSGSELYYPSSNSEDSPSGLPFLVDLDYRSHTEYRWGGEGLRKTLVRWAASINDGKGGGNIVAEDEAGSSMHCYAFKVKDLSLIPPVKELQKLMRIQALRCHVIYCQNGSKLNIIPVLASRSQALRYLFVRWGMDLSNTVVFVGECGDTDYEGLLGGVHKTVILKGAGTSARDLHANRSYPLEHVVPFDSPNIVQAEGCNRNDIRVSLQKLGVRTG from the exons ATGGCGGGAAACGACTGGATAAACAGCTACCTGGAGGCGATCCTGGACGTCGGGCCGGGGCTCGACGACGCCAAGAAATCGTCGCTGTTGCTCCGAGAGAGAGGTCATTTCAGCCCCACCCGCTACTTTGTGGAGGAGGTTATCACCGGCTTCGATGAGACCGATCTCCACCGCTCATGGCTTCGA GCTGCGGCGACGAGGAGTCCGCAGGAGAGGAACACGAGATTGGAGAACATGTGCTGGCGGATTTGGAATTTGGTTCGCAAGAAGAAGCAG CTAGAGGGAGAGGAAGCTCAGCATACAGCTAAACGCCGTCTCGAACGAGAAAGAGGCCGCAGAGAGGCAACAGCTGATATGTCAGAAGACTTGTCAGAGGGAGAAAAAGGAGATGTGATTGGTGATATTTCGACTCATGTCGATAGCACTAGAGGAAGAATGCCCAGAATCAGTTCTGTTGATGTGATGGAGAACTGGGCCAGCCAGCACAAGGAGAAGAAACTCTACATTGTGTTAATTAG CCTTCATGGCCTGATACGTGGTGAAAACATGGAGCTTGGTCGTGATTCTGATACAGGGGGCCAG GTTAAGTACGTGGTAGAACTTGCCAGGGCCTTAGGTACGATGCCAGGTGTTTATCGGGTGGACTTGCTGACGAGACAAATATCTGCTCCGGATGTAGACTGGAGTTATGGAGAACCGACTGAAATGCTGAATACAAGAAGCTCTGAAAATTCAATGCAGGAGCTTGAGGAAAGTGGCGGGGCATATATAATCCGTATACCGTTTGGcccaaaagataaatatattccTAAAGAACTCCTTTGGCCCTACATTCCTGAATTTGTTGATGGCGCACTCCGCCACATTATACAGATGTCCAAAGTTCTGGGTGAGCAAATTGGCAGTGGCCAACCTGCCTGGCCTGTTGCAATCCATGGACATTATGCAGATGCAGGTGACTCTGCTGCTCTCTTGTCTGGAGCTTTAAATGTACCTATGCTTTTTACTGGCCATTCACTAGGACGAGATAAGCTTGAACAAAATTTAAAGCAAGGACGGCAATCAAGAGAAGAGATAAATGCGACATACAAAATAATGCGGAGGATCGAAGGTGAGGAGCTGTCTCTTGATGCCTCTGAAATTGTTATAACCAGCACTAGACAGGAGATTGAAGAGCAATGGCGCCTGTACGATGGTTTTGATCCAATACTAGAACGCAAATTGAGAGCGAGGATAAAAAGGGGTGTGAACTGTTATGGCAGGTTTATGCCTCGGATGGTT GTGATTCCTCCTGGAATGGAATTTCACCACATTGTTCCACATGATGGTGATATGGACGGGGATGTGGAAAGAAATGAAGACCATTCTGCTTCTTCTGACCCACCAATTTGGTCTGAG ATTATGCGTTTCTTTTCCAATCCACGCAAGCCAATGATACTTGCCCTTGCCAGAGCAGACCCTAAAAAGAATATTACAACCTTAGTCAAAGCATTTGGAGAATGCCGCCCACTGAGGGAGCTTGCTAACCTT ACATTAATAATGGGAAATCGTGACGATATTGATGAAATGTCTAGCACAAATGCATCTGTGCTTCTTTCAATTCTTAAGCTGATCGACAAATATGATCTGTATGGACAAGTGGCATATCCTAAACACCACAAGCAGTCTGATGTTCCTAACATCTATCGTCTAGCAGCAAAAACAAAG GGTGTTTTCATCAATCCAGCCTTCATTGAGCCATTTGGCCTTACTTTAATTGAG GCGGCAGCTTATGGTTTGCCAATTGTTGCAACCAAAAACGGGGGTCCAGTGGATATTCATAGA GTACTTGACAATGGTCTACTTGTTGATCCAAGTGATCAGCAAGCTATTGCTGATGCTCTTCTGAAGCTTGTTTCAGAAAAGCAACTTTGGGCAAGATGCCGGCAGAATGGACTGAAAAATATTCATCTTTTTTCATGGCCAGAGCATTGTAAGACATATTTATCTCGAATAGCCAGTTGCAGACCAAGGCAGCCACAATGGCAAAGAAGTGATGCGGAATTTGgaaattcagaatcagattcaCCTGGTGATTCCTTGAGAGATATACAGGATCTATCTTTAAACTTGAAGCTTTCATTGGATGGGGAGAAAAATGATGGGGTTTCCACtcttgataatattttagacACTGAAGAGAATGCTTCTGATGGCAAGAGTAGACCTGAAAATGCTGTTTTGGCATTGTCTAAGGGTGTTATAGGAGGTACACAAAAGGCTTCGTCAATGGAGAAAGCAGACAACACCAGTAAATTTCCAGCATCGAGGAGGAGGaagtatatttttgtaattgccGTGGATAGCAATACAACCTCAgattttcatgaaattattgGAACAGTTGTTGAGGTGGCAGGGAAGGACTGGGGTGCAGGATCCATTGGGTTCATATTGTCAACATCACTGACAATATCTGAAGTGCACTCTCTTTTGGTCTCAGGAGGCTTGAGCCCGTCAGAATTTGATGCTTTTATCTGTAACAGTGGCAGTGAGCTCTACTATCCATCCTCTAACTCTGAGGACAGTCCTTCTGGTCTTCCCTTTTTGGTAGACTTGGATTATCGTTCACACACTGAATACCGTTGGGGTGGAGAAGGTTTGAGGAAAACTTTGGTCCGTTGGGCTGCTTCTATCAATGATGGAAAGGGAGGAGGAAATATTGTTGCAGAAGATGAAGCAGGATCTTCTATGCATTGTTATGCTTTTAAAGTGAAAGACCTATCATTG ATCCCCCCGGTTAAGGAACTTCAAAAATTGATGAGAATTCAGGCTCTTCGGTGCCATGTTATATATTGCCAAAATGGTTCAAAGCTTAATATAATCCCTGTGTTGGCTTCTAGATCCCAAGCCCTGAG GTATCTGTTTGTCCGCTGGGGCATGGACCTATCAAATACTGTGGTCTTTGTGGGAGAATGCGGAGACACGGATTATGAAGGATTGCTCGGTGGTGTCCATAAAACTGTGATACTGAAGGGAGCCGGTACAAGTGCTCGTGACCTTCATGCTAACAGAAGTTATCCTCTAGAACACGTTGTGCCATTTGATAGTCCCAATATTGTTCAAGCCGAGGGATGCAACCGCAACGACATCAGAGTCTCGTTGCAAAAACTAGGGGTTCGTACGGGGTAG